The Pimelobacter simplex genomic sequence CGTTCTCGGGCTTGACGTCGCGGTGCACCAGACCGGCCCGGTGTGCCGAGGCGAGCGCGGAGAGGATGGGGTCGAGCAGCGCCAGCGCCCGCTCGGGCGCCATCGGCGCCTCCTTGGCGATGGTGTCGCGCAGGGTGTGGCCCGGCACGTACTCCATGACCAGGTAGACCGTGCCGTCGCTGTCGTCGCGGCCTTGGTCGTAGACGGCGACCACGTGCGGGTGGGAGAGCCGGGCCGCGGCCTTGGCCTCGCGCACGAACCGCCGCGCGAAGGTGTCGTCGTCCGCCGTCGTCGCGTCGCCCAGGCCCGGGTGCATGATCTTGACCGCGACCGTGCGGTCGAGCCGGCTGTCGACGGCCTCGTAGACACTGGCCATGCCGCCGCGCGCGATGCGCGCGCCGACCCGGTAGCGCCCGTCGAGCAACCGCCCGAACTGGTGGTCCTCAGTGCGTGCGGGGTCGCCGGGGCGCGCGGCGCTGTCGCCGCGGGCGCGCTGGTCGTCGTGCACAGCGACCCTCCTGTGCATGTTCTGCTGGACCGGCCGGGGAAGGTGACCGGAACGACCATCGTACGGCGCGACCCCTCACGGACGCGGAGGCCACGCCGAGAGGTCTCCTCCCGGCTCCGTGGGGGAAGATGGCCCCATGACCGAACCGCGACTCGCCGACCACGACCTCGCCGCCCTCGTCGAGGCGTGGCTCGACTGGGACCAGGCCGCCGAGCTGATCGGGGTCACCGCCGCCAAGGTGCGCACGATGGTGCGCGACCACCAGCTCGCCGCGGCCGTGCCCGGCGACGGCCGCAAGCAGGGCGTCCCGGCCCTCTTCCTGACCGAGGACGGCGAGCCGGTCAAGGGCCTGCCCGGCCTGCTCACCGTGCTGCACGACAACGGCTTCGACGACCGCGAGTGCATCGCCTGGATCTTCCTCGACGCCGACCTCCCCGGCCGCCCGATCGACGCCCTGCTCGAGAACCGCGGCTCCGAGGTCAAGCGCCGCGCCCAGGCGCTGGCCTTCTGAGCACGATGCCGCGGCTCGGGGGGACGACCGGCAAGGTCGTCTCGACGCTCGTCACCGTCGTCCTGGTCCTGGGGCTGTGGTGGCTCCAGAGCCGCGGCTCCGACGGCTCCGGCGAGCCCGTCGCCCGCGACCCGGAGACCTCCGCGCCGTCGTCCGGATCGGGACCGTCCTCGCCCCCGGCGTCGGCGCCGGCGCCGGCGTCGATGCCGGACGCCGACGAGGACGGCATCGCCTACGTCGCGCTCACCTCGCTGCCCCGCGAGGCGGCCACGACGGTCCGGCTGATCGAAGCGGGCGGCCCGTACCCCTACCCGGGCAAGGACGGATCGACCTTCGGCAACTTCGAGGGTGAGCTGCCCCAGCGCCCGCGCGGCTACTACGCCGAGTACACCGTCGCGACCCCCGGCCTCTCCCACCGCGGCGCCCGCCGGATCATCGCCGGCGACGGCGGCCAGCTCTACTGGACCGAGGACCACTACGCGTCCTTCGAGCGGATCTGGCGGGCCGGCCGGTGAGCGGCCTCGCCGCCGTCCTGGCCGGCCGGCACACCCCGGGGGTGCACCGCTGGGAGTCCGCGCTCGACGTCGCCGACGTCCGCCACGCCGTCGAGCACGCCGGCTGGACCTTCGGGTACGTCGACGGCGCCGCCCTCGACACCACGCCCGCCGTGCTGCGCGCGATCGGTGACGCGCTCGCCTTCCCCGACCACTACGGCGTCAACCTCGACGCCCTCAACGACTGCCTGCGCGACCTGCCCGGCCCCACGGTGCTGCTGTGGGACGCCTGGAGCGGCTACGCGCGGGCCGAGCCGGCGCGGTTCGCGGTCGTCGTCGAGATCCTGGGGGAGCGGGGGCCCGAGGAGCCGCGGCTCGAGGTGCTGCTGCGCGGGCCGGGTCCCGACGGAGTGCCGGTCCTCGCGTAGGCGTCAGTAGGCGCGGCGCGTGGCCGCGGCGGCCAGCTGCTCCAGCACCCCGCACGCCTCGGCGTCCCAGCCCGCCTCGGCCTGACCGCGGCGCAGCGCCGCGACGGCCTGGTCGGCCAGCTCGTCGATGAGCGTGTCGACCTGGGCGCGGGCGCCGCAGCCGTCGATGATCGTGCGCAGGTCGGCCACCTCGGCCTCGGACAGCGAGGTGCCCAGGGCGGCGTCGAGCCGGGCGGCGTCGGCCTCGGGTGCGGCGTCGAGCGCCATCGCGACCAGGACGGTCCGCTTGCCCTCGACGAGGTCGTCACCGGCCGGCTTGCCGGTGGTGTCCGGGTCGCCGAAGACGCCGAGCACGTCGTCGCGCAGCTGGAAGGCCTCGCCCAGGGGCAGGCCGAACGCGGTGAGCAGGTCGAGCGTGGCGGCGTCGGCCCCGGCGAGCGCGGCGCCGACGTGGATCGGGCGCTCGATGGAGTACTTCGCCGACTTGTAGCGCAGCACGGTCATCGCCTGCTCGACGCTGGCCCGCCCGCGCGCCTGCACCGAGACGTCGAGGAACTGCCCGGCGATCACCTCGGAGCGGCACAGGTCGAAGACGTCGAGCGCGGGGCCGACCCGGTCCCAGCCGAGGCCGCAGTGGCGCAGCAGCTCGTCGGACCACGACAGCAGCAGGTCGCCGAGCAGGATGGCGGCCGCGGCGCCGTACTGCTGGGGCTGGCCGCGCCAGCCGTCGCTGCGGTGCTCGGCCTCGAAGGCGCGGTGGGTCGCGGCGCGGCCGCGGCGGGTGTCGCTGGCGTCCATCAGGTCGTCGTGGACCAGGGCGCTGGCGTGGAGCAGCTCGAGCGACGCCGCCGCCCGCCGTACGGCGGCCGCGTCGGCGCCGCTCGGAGCCCCCGCGAGCGCGGCGTAGCCCCAGTGGCAGAAGGCCGCGCGGAAGCGCTTGCCGCCCGACACGGTGACCCGGGCCTCGGCCAGCAGCCGGGCGGCGTCGTCGCCGAGCGGGGCGAGCCGGTCGGCCTGGGTGGCGAGGAAGGCGTCGAGGGTGGCCTGGACCTCGGTGCGGAAGGCGGTCGGGTCCCATGCCGGATTGGTCACCCCCTGAGCCTAGTGAGCGGGGGAATCCGCGAGATGGCGGGTCCGGGGCCGTCTCACCCTCCTACACTTCGCCCCATGACTACCGGTGCCGGACGCTCCCTCGGCGAGATCATCCGTGAGGGCGGGCGATCTTTCTCCTTCGAGTTCTTCCCCCCGAAGGACGAGGCAGGTGAAGCCCAGCTGTGGGACGCCATCCGCGCGTTGGAGCCCTATCGGCCCACCTTCGTCTCGGTGACCTACGGCGCCGGCGGCAGCACCCGCGACAAGACCGTCGCGATCACCGGCCGGATCGCCCGGGAGACCTCGCTGGTGCCGATGGCGCACCTGACCTGCGTCGGTCACACCCGCGACGAGCTGGGCACGATCCTCGACGCCTACGTCGCCGAGGGCGTCAGCCACGTCATGGCCCTGCGCGGCGACCCGCAGGAAGGCCCCCGCGCCGACTGGACGCCGACCGACGGCGGGCTCAACTACGCGCTCGACCTGGTCGAGCTCGCCCGCTCGCGCGGTGACTTCCGGGTCGGCGTCGCGGCGTTCCCCGAGGGCCACCCGTCGGCCGGCTCGCTCGACGCCGACGCCGACGTCCTCGCCGCCAAGGCCCGCGCGGGCGCCGAGTTCGCGGTGACCCAGATGTTCTTCCGTGCCTCGGACTACTTCGCGCTGGTCGAGCGGGTGCGCGAGCGCGGCGTCGACATCCCGATCCTGCCGGGCATCATGCCGATCCTGAACCTCAGCGCCATCCGCCGCCAGGGCGAGCTGATCGGCACGAGCGTCCCCGACGACATCGTCGCCCGGATCAGCGCCTACGACGGCGACCCCGCCGCGGTCCGTGCCGAGGGCATCAAGGTCGCCGCCGAGCTGTGCGACGAGCTGCTGGCCGGCGGTGCGCCGGGCCTGCACTTCTACACGCTCAACCGCTCCAAGGCGACGCTGGAGATCTTCGAGGCGCTCCAGATCACCGTCTGATCCGTCCGGCTGGTCCCTCCGGCTGAACCCTCAGGCGGGGCCGATCAGCTGCGCGACGAGCGCGGCCGACTGGGTCACGAACGGCACGCCCGCGCCCGGAGCGGCGTGCGCCCCCGCGGCGTACACGCCCGGGATGGGGGTGCTCGGACCGAGCCGGTTGCGGACGGTGCCCCGGCCCTGC encodes the following:
- a CDS encoding Rv2175c family DNA-binding protein — encoded protein: MTEPRLADHDLAALVEAWLDWDQAAELIGVTAAKVRTMVRDHQLAAAVPGDGRKQGVPALFLTEDGEPVKGLPGLLTVLHDNGFDDRECIAWIFLDADLPGRPIDALLENRGSEVKRRAQALAF
- a CDS encoding ribonuclease domain-containing protein → MPRLGGTTGKVVSTLVTVVLVLGLWWLQSRGSDGSGEPVARDPETSAPSSGSGPSSPPASAPAPASMPDADEDGIAYVALTSLPREAATTVRLIEAGGPYPYPGKDGSTFGNFEGELPQRPRGYYAEYTVATPGLSHRGARRIIAGDGGQLYWTEDHYASFERIWRAGR
- a CDS encoding barstar family protein gives rise to the protein MSGLAAVLAGRHTPGVHRWESALDVADVRHAVEHAGWTFGYVDGAALDTTPAVLRAIGDALAFPDHYGVNLDALNDCLRDLPGPTVLLWDAWSGYARAEPARFAVVVEILGERGPEEPRLEVLLRGPGPDGVPVLA
- a CDS encoding polyprenyl synthetase family protein codes for the protein MTNPAWDPTAFRTEVQATLDAFLATQADRLAPLGDDAARLLAEARVTVSGGKRFRAAFCHWGYAALAGAPSGADAAAVRRAAASLELLHASALVHDDLMDASDTRRGRAATHRAFEAEHRSDGWRGQPQQYGAAAAILLGDLLLSWSDELLRHCGLGWDRVGPALDVFDLCRSEVIAGQFLDVSVQARGRASVEQAMTVLRYKSAKYSIERPIHVGAALAGADAATLDLLTAFGLPLGEAFQLRDDVLGVFGDPDTTGKPAGDDLVEGKRTVLVAMALDAAPEADAARLDAALGTSLSEAEVADLRTIIDGCGARAQVDTLIDELADQAVAALRRGQAEAGWDAEACGVLEQLAAAATRRAY
- the metF gene encoding methylenetetrahydrofolate reductase [NAD(P)H], producing the protein MTTGAGRSLGEIIREGGRSFSFEFFPPKDEAGEAQLWDAIRALEPYRPTFVSVTYGAGGSTRDKTVAITGRIARETSLVPMAHLTCVGHTRDELGTILDAYVAEGVSHVMALRGDPQEGPRADWTPTDGGLNYALDLVELARSRGDFRVGVAAFPEGHPSAGSLDADADVLAAKARAGAEFAVTQMFFRASDYFALVERVRERGVDIPILPGIMPILNLSAIRRQGELIGTSVPDDIVARISAYDGDPAAVRAEGIKVAAELCDELLAGGAPGLHFYTLNRSKATLEIFEALQITV